CGACATGCCCCGACACAAAGTGCCCGCCCATGCGTGTGCTCGGCAGCAGCGCCCGTTCGAGATTGACCTTCCCCCCGACACCCACGCCACCAATTGAAGTCAAGCGCTTGCTCTCTTCTAAAAGATCAAACTCAATCCGATCTGCACTAAAAGCCACTGCAGTTAAGCAGCAACCGTTAACGGCGACACTGTCCCCCAGCTGTAAATCCTGCGTCACCGCATGCGCTTCCAAGACCAGACGCCATGCACTCTCGGTCTCCTCAAAAGAGATCACCTTACCAGTTTCTTCAACGATTCCTGTAAACATACTGCAAAACCTAGCCCCCAACGCCTGAAAAACAAATGCTAAAGCGAAGCGAAATATAAAATTTCACTTGATTTAGGCTCCGCACGCTCGACGTCATCCATAATCCACGACAGCTTTTCGATAATCTCTTCAAAACACACCGTATAATTATGTGGATACACGCTAGCTGCTCTCTCGATTTCAATATTACAGTGCCAAGCCCCTTTCTCTTTATGCTACGGCCACGCAGCGGCTGGCAGCAGTGGGTCGGCCGCGAAGAATACGTATTGAGCCCTCGCACACCAGTCGTCGAGTTTACAGATCCTTTTGGTAATTTGTGCCAGCGCTTGGTGGCACAACCAGGGCGGTTCTCAGTGCGCACCTCGGTAATGTCGAATGTGCAGAGTCATCGGACGTCGCCTCTGGGGCCCACTTTGTCGAGATACAGCAACTACCGGAGGAAACACTGCCCTTCCTACTCCCGAGCCGATTTTGTGAATCCGACCGCTTTAGCCAAATGGCGGCTTCGATCGTAATGGGACAAGCCCCCGGCTATGACCAATGCAGCGCAATCGTAAACTACATTCGTCAGACGATACGCTACACGCCAGGCTCTGGCATGGACATCGTAAGCGCAACTGAAGTCAACCAACGATCAGATGCAGTCTGTCGTGATCTCGCACATCTGGGCATCGCCTGCTGTCGTGCTCTTTCCATTCCAGCTCGAATGGTGGTCGGCTATTTGGAAGACTTGCAACCAATGGACCTGCATGCGTGGTTTGAAGCCTATGTCGGCGGCCGGTGGTATACCTTCGACCCAACTCGCGATCATTTACAGGGCGGACGTGTCGCCATCGCCTACGGTCGCGATGCAGCGGATGTCGCCATCTACACCCAATTTGGCGATCCGGCCGAGTTACTCGCGATGAATGTTACAGTCCAACGCATGGAGCCTCCAGTCTAGCTGACGGGCATATCTTTATGGTGAAACACGCAGCAAAAGTGATCAACTAAAGCGGTTTGACCCAGCTAGGGCGCTCTTCAATCGTGTATTCTTTGACTAGGATTTCACCATCTCGCAGGATATAAAGTTTTACCGTTCGCCCCACCCCATACAAGTAGAGCCACTTTTGAAAATCAGCCGGCGAATGTATCGGGTAGTAAGCAAAACGCAATAGGATGTCATCCACAGCCAAGCCCATCGCTGCGGCCGGACTACTCTCCCAAATATACTCAAAGGCAATCCCTCCGGTAAATTGCCCCTGCGCAACGGGAAATTGTCGACGCTCCACCTCGTTTAAGGGACGTACAGAAAAACCTGTCCAAGGAGACGCAAGGCTTTGCCGTTGCTTGATGCTATCGTAAATATTAAATGCCAGGAAAATGGGGAGGATGTGAGTCAGCTCAGCCTCGTTCGCCTGGTCGTCGTCATCTTCGGGAGGATGATAGCCGGTAAACATTCCAATCACCGAACCAGTCCGATCGAAAACGGGCCCGCCAATACCGGAACTTGGAATGTCTATCTCCGCAGCGAGCATAGTCGCCGTCAGATCCTGCTGATAGCATTCCTTGCTATTTAACGCCTCCAAGCGTCCAACGACTAAATGTGTTGAAACAGCATTCGCTTGAGTCGCTGCAAAAATTTCTTCGCCAGCAACCAAGCTATCATCTCGCAAGATCTTTGATGCTGCAAAACCTCCTTCACGCTCGATCTTTAAAACTGCAAAATTTAAAGTCGGCTCGACTCCGATGATACGCGCAGCATAGCGCGACGTGCCAGTGCCAGAATCCCAAGACACCTCAAATCGGGATAGCAGCGTGCCAGTCTCAGGCTTGGTCAAGCTTTCATAGCTGGTGAGTAAAAAGCCCTCCTCTTCAACAATAAACCCCAGACTGTGGCGCTCAATCACCTGCGGCGCACCCGGTCCATTGCTCGCGCAGATCTCCACGATACTCGGAGTCGCCACCTCTGCCAGCAAGAGTGCGGGGTAGACACAGCTAAGACTTAGAACTATGATTGCAACAAATCGCATACTGGAGATCGCTCGGATCATCATACTAGGCTATGGATTAAAATCCTGCATGTAGGGGTTAGTCAGATTTCGTTTAATACGGATAGGAGTCTCGCACGTGACATGGCAGGCATTGCATGCATTTACGATCACCTTCAAAGCATGGTCAAATTCCTCACTGGTGACCGTAGATCCTTTCTCTTTGAGCAGTGCATTCAAAGGCTGATAAGAATCGAGTGCCACACGATCGATCAGAAGTGCGATCGGCTTAGTCTCATACTCTGGAAAAACTTCCTGCATCTGT
The nucleotide sequence above comes from Coraliomargarita algicola. Encoded proteins:
- a CDS encoding S1C family serine protease, yielding MRFVAIIVLSLSCVYPALLLAEVATPSIVEICASNGPGAPQVIERHSLGFIVEEEGFLLTSYESLTKPETGTLLSRFEVSWDSGTGTSRYAARIIGVEPTLNFAVLKIEREGGFAASKILRDDSLVAGEEIFAATQANAVSTHLVVGRLEALNSKECYQQDLTATMLAAEIDIPSSGIGGPVFDRTGSVIGMFTGYHPPEDDDDQANEAELTHILPIFLAFNIYDSIKQRQSLASPWTGFSVRPLNEVERRQFPVAQGQFTGGIAFEYIWESSPAAAMGLAVDDILLRFAYYPIHSPADFQKWLYLYGVGRTVKLYILRDGEILVKEYTIEERPSWVKPL
- a CDS encoding riboflavin synthase, translated to MFTGIVEETGKVISFEETESAWRLVLEAHAVTQDLQLGDSVAVNGCCLTAVAFSADRIEFDLLEESKRLTSIGGVGVGGKVNLERALLPSTRMGGHFVSGHVDGTGVIEAIEPRGKDFYFRIQCDADKLRYIVHKGSITVDGISLTVAEVDETGFAIWLIPHTMEVTNLHTKKVGDLVNLENDLIAKYVEKLFAKS